The Arachis hypogaea cultivar Tifrunner chromosome 19, arahy.Tifrunner.gnm2.J5K5, whole genome shotgun sequence genome has a window encoding:
- the LOC112780005 gene encoding tetratricopeptide repeat domain-containing protein PYG7, chloroplastic isoform X2: MFQREMTIESHNTLVTKQSEMNDLTTEDLEDGGLLSKLVYTFLFGQTLSVVSPGLSYASDSMKMNQIYEVGELFDLSIQLLYLVSLLGLLGVGTYFVIRQVLVRRELDLSAKELQEQVRSGDASATELFELGAVMLRRKFYPAATKFLLQAIEKWDGDKQDLAQVYNALGVSYVRDGKVDKGIAQFEMAVKLQPGYVTAWNNLGDAFENKKEYKAALKAFEEVLLFDPNNKIARPRRDALKDRVEMYKGVPVKSKEK, from the exons ATGTTTCAAAGAGAAATGACAATCGAATCCCATAATACCCTTGTCACAAAGCAATCTGAGA TGAATGACTTAACAACAGAGGATCTTGAAGATGGGGGATTGTTATCTAAATTGGTTTATACATTCTTGTTTGGGCAGACTTTATCAGTGGTTTCTCCTGGTCTTTCATATGCAAGTGACTCAATGAAGATGAATCAGATATATGAAGTTGGAGAGTTATTTGATTTAAGCATCCAACTATTATActtggtatcattattgggtttGCTAGGGGTTGGGACTTACTTTGTGATTCGCCAAGTTCTTGTTCGCAGAGAACTTGACCTTTCTGCCAAAGAGTTGCAG GAGCAAGTACGAAGTGGTGATGCCAGTGCAACTGAGCTTTTTGAACTTGGTGCAGTGATGCTGCGGAGGAAGTTTTATCCAGCTGCCACCAAGTTTCTGCTTCAAGCAATTGAGAAATGGGATGGGGATAAGCAAGATCTTGCGCAG GTGTACAATGCTCTTGGTGTCAGCTACGTCCGTGATGGGAAGGTTGACAAAGGAATTGCTCAGTTTGAGATGGCTGTAAAGCTTCAACCAGGCTATGTCACAGCATGGAACAATCTTGGGGATGCCTTtgagaataaaaaagaatataaGGCTGCTCTTAAGGCATTTGAAGAAGTCCTGCTATTTGATCCTAACAACAAGATTGCTCGGCCCAGAAGAGACGCTTTGAAGGACCGTGTTGAAATGTACAAAGGGGTTCCTGTCAAGTCcaaagagaaataa
- the LOC112780005 gene encoding tetratricopeptide repeat domain-containing protein PYG7, chloroplastic isoform X1: protein MTWQNGIALLDNPCELRSSKEKKKMVGSSFGHFLLLSYTPPSSLSTLFPTKTLTLSSSPFRCKCFFKNMKASGIRQVGLTTLHGHRVDAMKSSIVLKMFQREMTIESHNTLVTKQSEMNDLTTEDLEDGGLLSKLVYTFLFGQTLSVVSPGLSYASDSMKMNQIYEVGELFDLSIQLLYLVSLLGLLGVGTYFVIRQVLVRRELDLSAKELQEQVRSGDASATELFELGAVMLRRKFYPAATKFLLQAIEKWDGDKQDLAQVYNALGVSYVRDGKVDKGIAQFEMAVKLQPGYVTAWNNLGDAFENKKEYKAALKAFEEVLLFDPNNKIARPRRDALKDRVEMYKGVPVKSKEK, encoded by the exons ATGACGTGGCAGAATGGTATAGCCTTGTTGGATAACCCCTGCGAACTTCGAAGCtccaaggagaagaagaagatggttggTTCAAGTTTCGGTcacttccttcttctctcttacACTCCTCCTTCgtctctttccactctctttccCACTAAAACCTTAACCCTCAGCTCAAGCCCCTTCCGCTGCAAATGCTTCTTCAA AAACATGAAAGCCTCGGGGATTCGGCAGGTAGGATTGACTACTCTGCACGGACACAGGGTTGATGCGATGAAGAGCAGCATTGTCCTTAAG ATGTTTCAAAGAGAAATGACAATCGAATCCCATAATACCCTTGTCACAAAGCAATCTGAGA TGAATGACTTAACAACAGAGGATCTTGAAGATGGGGGATTGTTATCTAAATTGGTTTATACATTCTTGTTTGGGCAGACTTTATCAGTGGTTTCTCCTGGTCTTTCATATGCAAGTGACTCAATGAAGATGAATCAGATATATGAAGTTGGAGAGTTATTTGATTTAAGCATCCAACTATTATActtggtatcattattgggtttGCTAGGGGTTGGGACTTACTTTGTGATTCGCCAAGTTCTTGTTCGCAGAGAACTTGACCTTTCTGCCAAAGAGTTGCAG GAGCAAGTACGAAGTGGTGATGCCAGTGCAACTGAGCTTTTTGAACTTGGTGCAGTGATGCTGCGGAGGAAGTTTTATCCAGCTGCCACCAAGTTTCTGCTTCAAGCAATTGAGAAATGGGATGGGGATAAGCAAGATCTTGCGCAG GTGTACAATGCTCTTGGTGTCAGCTACGTCCGTGATGGGAAGGTTGACAAAGGAATTGCTCAGTTTGAGATGGCTGTAAAGCTTCAACCAGGCTATGTCACAGCATGGAACAATCTTGGGGATGCCTTtgagaataaaaaagaatataaGGCTGCTCTTAAGGCATTTGAAGAAGTCCTGCTATTTGATCCTAACAACAAGATTGCTCGGCCCAGAAGAGACGCTTTGAAGGACCGTGTTGAAATGTACAAAGGGGTTCCTGTCAAGTCcaaagagaaataa
- the LOC112780004 gene encoding dihydrolipoyllysine-residue acetyltransferase component 5 of pyruvate dehydrogenase complex, chloroplastic, which produces MAHLLHTPFLPSSSSSAALRRSPASSGTRRPPASPCVVRAKIREIFMPALSSTMTEGKIVSWVKSEGDKLSKGESVVVVESDKADMDVETFYDGYLAAIMVDEGGVAAVGAPIALLAENEDEIEQAKSKAQSPSSASSSASSSPAPAPAPAVEAQSDKAPVKAAAAAAPAVASTHPASEGGKRVVASPYAKKLAKELKVELGRIVGTGPLGRIVAKDVEAFAASGAAAAAAAAAPAAPVAAKSGGGVELGSVVPFTTMQSAVSRNMVESLGVPTFRVGYTITTDALDALYKKIKSKGVTMTALLAKATALALVKHPVVNSSCRDGNSFTYNSSINIAVAVATEGGLITPVLQDADKVDVYTLSRKWKELVDKARAKQLQPHEYSTGTFTLSNLGMFGVDRFDAILPPGTGAIMAVGSSQPTVVATKDGRIGMKNQMQVNVTADHRVIYGADLAQFLQTLSQIIEDPKDLTF; this is translated from the exons ATGGCTCACCTTCTCCACACTCCTttccttccttcttcttcctcctccgccGCCCTCCGCCGCAGCCCGGCCTCCTCGGGCACTCGTAGGCCTCCAGCGTCTCCCTGCGTGGTCCGCGCCAAGATCCGGGAGATCTTCATGCCGGCACTGAGCTCAACCATGACGGAGGGAAAGATCGTGTCCTGGGTGAAATCCGAGGGCGACAAGCTCTCCAAGGGTGAGAGCGTCGTCGTCGTGGAGTCCGACAAGGCTGACATGGACGTAGAGACCTTCTACGATGGTTACCTCGCCGCCATCATGGTTGACGAGGGCGGTGTTGCCGCCGTCGGAGCTCCAATCGCCCTCCTCGCCGAAAACGAGGACGAGATCGAACAAGCAAAGTCCAAAGCACAGTCACCTTCATcggcttcttcttctgcttcgtCTTCTCCTGCACCTGCACCTGCGCCAGCAGTGGAGGCTCAATCTGATAAGGCTCCCGTTaaggctgctgctgctgctgctccgGCGGTGGCATCCACGCATCCGGCGTCGGAGGGAGGGAAGAGAGTGGTGGCGTCTCCGTATGCGAAGAAGCTGGCAAAGGAGCTGAAGGTGGAGCTTGGGAGGATTGTGGGGACTGGACCTTTGGGCAGGATTGTAGCTAAGGATGTTGAGGCTTTTGCAGCTTCTGGTGCTGCTGCTGCTGCGGCTGCTGCGGCTCCTGCTGCACCGGTGGCTGCGAAGAGTGGTGGTGGGGTTGAATTGGGGAGTGTGGTGCCTTTTACGACAATGCAGAGTGCTGTGAGTAGGAACATGGTGGAGAGTTTGGGTGTTCCTACTTTTAGAGTTGGGTATACTATCACCACTGATGCACTCGATGCTCTCTACAAGAAG aTCAAGTCAAAGGGAGTTACTATGACAGCATTGCTTGCCAAGGCTACAGCACTTGCTCTGGTTAAACACCCTGTTGTTAACTCTAGTTGTAGAGATGGTAATAGCTTTACGTATAATAGCAGCATCAACATCGCAGTTGCTGTTGCTACTGAAGGCGGACTGATTACTCCAGTGCTTCAGGATGCTGATAAG GTTGACGTCTATACATTGTCAAGAAAGTGGAAGGAGTTGGTTGATAAGGCCCGGGCCAAGCAGCTCCAACCTCATGAGTACAGCACAG GTACCTTCACTCTGTCCAACCTTGGAATGTTTGGTGTTGATCGCTTTGATGCTATTCTTCCACCTGGAACT GGAGCCATAATGGCTGTTGGATCATCACAGCCAACTGTTGTGGCTACCAAGGATGGTCGCATTGGCATGAAGAACCAAATGCAG GTCAATGTGACAGCAGATCATCGCGTGATATATGGTGCTGATCTGGCTCAATTCTTGCAAACCCTGTCACAAATTATTGAGGACCCTAAGGATCTTACTTTCTAG